In a single window of the Papaver somniferum cultivar HN1 chromosome 8, ASM357369v1, whole genome shotgun sequence genome:
- the LOC113306140 gene encoding uncharacterized protein LOC113306140 has translation MVTVFILLINDPWLINHPNSMPELREHTSKNIIKVSDLILQIPTRWNEEKIHQLFQDNSAAQILNTYLPDAEDNIEDQLLWKPHPNGTFSCKSFIKTLKMNQRSSSSVYNDTFPWKNMWNIKDITPNILVFIWRIIHEGLAIFQNLGKHIKGINQDCRLCSTAIEDLEHIFFHCPVTTTTFFGSPLGCRTERYSGMSCKQIIAGWLAEKGNYEAFKMGSCVMWAMWKNRNDKVFNGKNNSIQSIIREAIYWFHYSSSMLPEDELQAHITTLRKAAGKWKPPEDNWIKLNVDVAFDNYKAGWAVVARDSATSFKGCGTNSHEVLSPIEAETRVVLLATDFTVISRLQRVIIESDAEEVIKILNEEKGYIPWILRELIYQIRAKARKVTEVKFVFNKRDWNVVSHTLAKYALSHHSNMWWFS, from the coding sequence AAAGTCTCAGACCTAATTCTTCAAATCCCCACTAGATGGAATGAAGAAAAGATACACCAGTTGTTCCAAGACAATTCTGCTGCCCAGATCCTAAACACTTATTTACCAGATGCCGAGGACAACATTGAAGACCAATTGCTATGGAAACCACACCCAAATGGTACGTTTTCGTGCAAGTCTTTTATAAAAACACTCAAAATGAATCAACGCAGCTCATCTAGCGTTTACAATGATACTTTCCCCTGGAAAAACATGTGGAATATAAAAGATATAACTCCAAATATTCTTGTGTTCatttggagaataattcatgaggGTTTAGCTATATTCCAGAACCTTGGGAAACACATCAAGGGTATAAATCAAGATTGTAGACTTTGCAGTACTGCCATTGAAGACCTGGAGCACATTTTCTTCCATTGCCCGGTGACTACAACGACTTTTTTTGGTTCTCCTCTTGGATGCAGAACGGAAAGGTATAGTGGTATGAGCTGTAAACAAATAATTGCTGGCTGGCTTGCTGAAAAGGGGAACTATGAGGCTTTCAAAATGGGAAGTTGTGTTATGTGGGCGATGTGGAAGAATAGAAATGACAAAGTTTTCAACGGTAAGAATAATTCTATCCAGAGCATAATCAGGGAAGCCATATATTGGTTTCACTATTCTAGCTCAATGTTGCCAGAGGATGAACTTCAGGCTCATATTACCACCCTTAGGAAAGCCGCAGGAAAGTGGAAACCACCTGAAGACAACTGGATTAAATTAAATGTGGATGTTGCTTTTGATAATTACAAGGCAGGATGGGCTGTTGTGGCTAGAGACTCTGCAACAAGTTTTAAAGGTTGTGGTACTAACTCCCATGAAGTTCTGAGTCCTATTGAAGCTGAAACTAGAGTTGTTCTTCTGGCAACTGATTTTACAGTGATTTCAAGACTGCAAAGAGTAATAATTGAGAGTGATGCTGAGGAAGTGATTAAGATTCTGAATGAAGAAAAGGGTTATATTCCCTGGATATTACGAGAGCTAATCTACCAGATCAGAGCCAAGGCTAGGAAAGTGACTGAAGTCAAGTTCGTTTTCAACAAAAGAGATTGGAATGTAGTTTCCCATACTCTAGCAAAGTATGCTTTAAGCCACCATTCTAATATGTGGTGGTTCTCCTAA